The following are encoded in a window of Diorhabda sublineata isolate icDioSubl1.1 chromosome 3, icDioSubl1.1, whole genome shotgun sequence genomic DNA:
- the LOC130440959 gene encoding odorant receptor 33c isoform X2, which yields MFIGMQCDLYCKCLSRVERLDGVLLKNLVQRYENIIRIFVLSERVFSEIFLVEIIFVTLGLCLRLFVISMTENFLELPIHISSLILACLLILLPCWFSTTVKTKSDRISTAVYSLPWYNCQSLRVKKDLVQFIRITERPIEFTGMGLVTLSTDTFINMMRTTFSFYTFLDFLNQRE from the exons ATGTTTATAGGGATGCAATGTGATTTATATTGTAAATGTCTGTCTAGAGTGGAACGTTTAGATGGAGTTTTACTGAAAAATTTGGTACAACGTTACGAAAATATAATAAG GATTTTCGTTTTGTCTGAAAGAGTTTTTAGCGAAATATTTTTGGTTGAAATTATCTTCGTAACTTTGGGATTGTGTCTTAGACTTTTCGTAATTTCTATG aCAGAGAATTTCTTGGAACTCCCTATTCATATATCATCATTAATTCTCGCATGTCTTTTGATATTACTCCCTTGCTGGTTTTCAACTACTGTTAAAACAAAG agCGACAGAATTTCTACAGCTGTTTATTCATTACCTTGGTACAATTGTCAATCTTTAAGAGTAAAAAAGGATCTGGTTCAATTTATTCGTATAACTGAAAGGCCAATTGAATTTACTGGGATGGGACTTGTCACTCTTTCTACTGATACGTTCATTAAT aTGATGCGCACCACTTTTTCATTCTACACGTTTTTGGATTTTCTAAATCAACGAGAATAA
- the LOC130440959 gene encoding uncharacterized protein LOC130440959 isoform X1 produces the protein MKSFYKTYYESTFKMLKYLGIWSQNFEKKNKNSYLTYCVATNFFFLFMANFIRFISILNQTDFKHIISRAYAFPLSCLPVMKSFFFFKNRSDLQKIQQHFNNFQPEDDDTNFIIKTMKIYRVLKKSAECLAVMIITIDTTTMFFGYYDVVPLWCPVNSSSPFKEIVYVYNIIALTYITTTYIYIQLVCSAVFMFIGMQCDLYCKCLSRVERLDGVLLKNLVQRYENIIRIFVLSERVFSEIFLVEIIFVTLGLCLRLFVISMTENFLELPIHISSLILACLLILLPCWFSTTVKTKSDRISTAVYSLPWYNCQSLRVKKDLVQFIRITERPIEFTGMGLVTLSTDTFINMMRTTFSFYTFLDFLNQRE, from the exons atgaagtCATTTTATAAAACGTACTACGAATCAacttttaaaatgttgaaatatttaggGATTTGGTcacaaaactttgaaaaaaaaaacaaaaatagttatCTTACATATTGTGTTgctacaaatttcttttttctttttatggctaatttcatacgatttatttctatattgaaTCAAACAGATTTTAAGCATATTATTTCGCGTGCTTATGCATTTCCGTTATCTTGTCTGCCGGTCATGAagtcttttttcttcttcaaaaatcGCTCCgatcttcaaaaaattcaacaacatttcaataatttccaacCAGAGGACGATGATACcaatttcatcataaaaactatgaaaatttatcgcgttttaaaaaaatctgcaGAGTGTTTAGCAGTTATGATCATTACAATCGATACAACAACAATGTTTTTTGGCTATTATGATGTTGTGCCATTGTG GTGTCCTGTTAACTCATCATCTCCttttaaagaaattgtttaCGTTTATAATATTATAGCTTTGACATATATAACTACAACTTACATTTATATTCAACTTGTCTGCTCGGCAGTATTTATGTTTATAGGGATGCAATGTGATTTATATTGTAAATGTCTGTCTAGAGTGGAACGTTTAGATGGAGTTTTACTGAAAAATTTGGTACAACGTTACGAAAATATAATAAG GATTTTCGTTTTGTCTGAAAGAGTTTTTAGCGAAATATTTTTGGTTGAAATTATCTTCGTAACTTTGGGATTGTGTCTTAGACTTTTCGTAATTTCTATG aCAGAGAATTTCTTGGAACTCCCTATTCATATATCATCATTAATTCTCGCATGTCTTTTGATATTACTCCCTTGCTGGTTTTCAACTACTGTTAAAACAAAG agCGACAGAATTTCTACAGCTGTTTATTCATTACCTTGGTACAATTGTCAATCTTTAAGAGTAAAAAAGGATCTGGTTCAATTTATTCGTATAACTGAAAGGCCAATTGAATTTACTGGGATGGGACTTGTCACTCTTTCTACTGATACGTTCATTAAT aTGATGCGCACCACTTTTTCATTCTACACGTTTTTGGATTTTCTAAATCAACGAGAATAA